The Bradyrhizobium barranii subsp. barranii genome segment GTAAGGTGCGCGCCTTCGTCGATCCGAAGGCGGACCTGTTCAAGTCTGAATATCCGTTCGATTCCACAGCCTTCGAATCAACGCAGGCACTGGCGCGCTCGGCCCTTGACGACCCTGTCGCCATGGGGGTTTCGAAGGCGGCGGCGCGTGCCTTCTCGGAGCGTCAGATCGCTGCAAATCTGTTCTGCCGTGGCTGGCTGGAACCTGCTTATTACTATCTGGGCAGCGATTATCGCCACACTGCGGGCGACGCCTATACGCTGACTTACATGGCGCAGATGGGTGGCTGGGCGCTGCTTGATCATGCGCTGAACGATGCAGACGACCCGCATCCGCTCCTTCGTCTCGGCTATGCCTCACAACTCAGCGCGTGGGCTTTGCTGAACAGCGGCCCTGCGTCGGCGGGTCATGGCTATTGGTATCCGGGCGAGGAGAATGACGGCGCGGCCGGTGGCGGCTTCGAGCCGGCGCCGAGCGGCACCACATGGCTCGGTCAGCCGCATCACCGTGGAACGTGGTATTACTCGTGCGAGATCGACCTGGGATTTTGTGGGGCGGTCCGCGCTGCTGCGACGATCGTTGCCGACGATCCCATCTTTGGGCAGGTTTGTCACGGTGGCATCATGGAGACGTTCGCTCACACCCTGCGTATCTGGCCACGTGATGGCGTGCGGCGACGGCTCAACGTGCGGCTCCAGTCTCTTCGATTGGACTTGGTGCTGCTCGACGCGCGATTCCGGGCGGATCGACCGATCATTCTGAATTTGGGGGCGGGGTGGATCAGCCTTACGCCTGAGCCCTTTGCCCCATCTGGATCGGGAGTGTCGTTCGAATTGCGGTACGATGACGGGAGAAAGCGCAAGGAAGTCATCGACATCACGGACAGCCAGCTCGTCGTCCGCTTGCCTGCGGCGCGCTTACCGCGGGTTCAGGTTCGCTAGATGTTTAGTCCCGGGCTTTGATGGTGCATCCTTATCGCACGATTCGAAGGAAGCGCCATGGGACAAATTTTACACGGCCGCGCCACCACGACGGAGGCGGTCCGTCGAGCAATACAAAATAGTCAAGAGAGCTTAAGAGCGCTGGCTAAGCGCTAAGGGATCAATCCCAAGATGGTCGCCAAGCGGAAAAGGCGCGGCTCCGTCAGTGACCTGAAGACAGGACCCAAGGAGCCTAAGTCCACCTTTCTATCAGTGGAGGACGAAGCCATCATCGTGGCATTTCGCAAGTATACGCTGTTTCCGCTCGATGACGTCTCTACGCTCTTCAGGCCCCGATCCCGCATCTGACCCGCTCACCGCTTCATCGATGTCTTCAGCGCCACAACATCTCGCGGCTGCCAGACGTGGAAGATGGCAAGGCATCAAACGCAACGGCGCCTGCAAGCTCGCTCCCATCCAGCCCGTTCGAAGCTGCTTCCGGGGCGCACACCACATAGGCGACAAGACGCTGCTCGCCGCCAGGGCCCTCGTGCGCCACCACCACCGCCTCGCGCACGAACGGGTGCTCGGCAAATCGCGCCGCGATCTCGCCGGGCTCGATGCGGAAGCCGCGGATCTTCACCTGGTCGTCGTTGCGGCCCAAAAACTCAAGATTGCCGTCCTCGCAGATAGCGCGCCAGATCGCCGGTGCGGTACAGCCGGTCGCCGTCCACAAAGGGACTGGCGATGAACCGCTCCGCGATCAGCTCGGGCCGGTTCAGATAGCCGCGCGCCACCCCGCCCCGCCGACGTAGAGCTCCCCGACCGCGCCAAACGGAACGGGCGCGCCATGACCGTCCAGCAGATAGATCCGCGTGTTCGCGATCGGACGGCCGATCGGGAGTCAGCGGGCCGTCTGATCAATGGCGGCGATCTCGCAGACCGCCGCAAAGGTCGACGTCTCGGTTGAACCGTAGCAGTGCAAGAGATGTTGCGGTCGGCTTTGGCTCAAAACCCGCGCCACGGCCGCCACATCAACCGGGCCACCACTAAATAGGAGAGATCGCAAACTCGCCAGCACCGGGCCTAACTCATCAACGCTCTGGCTGAACAACCCGGCGGTCAAATGCAGGACGGTGATGCGGTGCCGCCGAACCAGAGCGCGCATCACCTCCGGCTGCAGCACAGCTTGTGTGGAATCACAATTAGGCTGGAGCCGTGCAGCAGTGCTGGCCAATCTTCCAGCGTATTGATACTAAAGGCGGGATTGCCTACCCAGGCCACGCAATCACTCGAGGTAAACTCCGCATAGCCGTTGTTGATGACGAGGCGGTTGACAGCACGATGAGGTACAACCACCGCCTTCGGAAGGTCGGTCGACCCGGAGGTGTACATCACGTAAGCCGGAGCATCGGCGGTCAATGCCAGGCCACGATCGGTCCTACACCCTGTTCCAGCCATGATAAGGTCAATGGCCAAAATAGGAATCGCAATCTCAAACCGTCCCTCATTCTCGTCACCTACGAGGACCAGGCGCACAGCTCAGTCGGTCATAACCCAGCTTTGTCGCCCAACTGGAACGCCCCGATCAATCGGTACATCAGGCACAAATTGCATCTGTAATGCTAGTGCATGGGAACGAAGCACCCCTTATAAGCTCGAACATTTCTTCGCAGCTTCGGACGAGTGACGGGCAGGTCGGTTAGGGGCGCACCAAGGCTACCTTGCCGGCCGGCAACAAAGCAGGACAGCAACTTGTTGTGTCCTCGCGAGCTCGCTCCCTTCAGAAGTGTCGGCGCTAGGAGCTGGACGTGCGACGCCGTCCCAGATCGGAAAACTCTGCTGAAATATACCACGCGCGTCTAGATGTTAGCATGCAAGTGACTTAAGCGCTCCAGCCCCTGCTCTATGAGAGATATTGGAAGATAGCTGAAACACAGGCGCACGTGACGGCCACTTCCTGGGCCATAGTTGCGACCATTTACAAGGTGCACGCCGTGCAAGCGGCTTGCATCGCGCTATCAACGTCACCGGCGAGCGACAACACGCCTCAAGCACCTTGCGAACTTTCCTCGAAAGGTGCACTTCTCTTGCTCCGAGTATCATCCATATCTTGAATCACGACTCACGATCCAAGGAAAGTGGGTACTAGTACCCGGAATCAGAGCTGAGTGATACGGCGGCCTTTGAAACGGCGTTGACGGACCTTTTTCTTGGTCCAGACGAAGGGCTCGGCTCTGTCGTTGTATGCGTTCACGTAGGCATCGATGTGTTCCTGAAGCTGCTTGAGGCTCGTGAAGGAGGTGCCGCTGAGCGACTGCCCCTGCAAGATGGAAAACCATACTTCGACCTGATTGAGCCATGACGCACTTGTCGGCGTGAAATGAAATTGCACGTTGGGGTGGGCCTTGAGCCAGTCCTCGTTCTTTTTATGGGTGTTGAGGTTGTCGAGGATGACGTGAAGCTTGCGGTTCGGAAAAGCCGCGGTGACGCTGTTCATGAAATCGAGAAACTCGACGCGGCGCCGGCGTTTTGAATGGGTCGCGATGATCTTTCCGGTGGCGACTTCGAGCGCCGCAAACAATGTTGTGGTGCCATGCCGCTTGTAATCGTGGCTTTGGCCGGTTAAGGCGCGGCCATTGGGCAACTTCAGATAACCCTGCGCTCGCTCCAAAGCCTGGATCGAGGGCTTCTCGTCCACGCACAGCACAATGGCCTTCGCCGGCGGCGCGACATAGAGGCCGACAACATCGGCGGCTTTGGCCGTAAAGTTCGGGTCGTTGCTCTCGCACCAGGACTTGCGAGCCACCAGGTCAATCTTGTGGCTGCGCAGGAACCGCCAGACATATTGGACATCGACATCGCCCAGCGCCTCGGCCAGCAGGGGGCCGGTCCAGCGCGCAAACCCTTGCGGTGGCGGCTTATCCAGCAGCTTCAGAATCCGCTTGTCGGTCGTCTTCGTATAGATCGGCTGCTTGCCAGGCCGCGGCTTGTCTTGCAGCCCTTCAAGGCCATGGTCGGCATAGCGATGCCGCCAAAGGCTGACAATCCGCGGCTGGACCCCAACTTCCTTGGCGATCGACCGGGTGCTGCGCCCATCCGCCGCCAACAGAACTATCCGCGCCCGCTTCAAATCGCGCTGCAACGTCACCGGTGAGCGACAGCACGCCTCAAGCACCTTGCGATCTTTCCTCGAAAGGTGGACTTCTCTTGCTTCGGGTATCATCCCGACCTTGAATCACGACTCACGTTCCAAGAAAAGTGGGTACTAGGTGATATGCTGTCGGCGCTGTAGATCGGGACCAATGAATTCGTTCGGTCCTGGCGACTCAATATCTCGCAGCTCCCGCGCCACCCCAGCGGTAGTTCACGCGGACCAAACCGATATCAACGTCCTGACCAATACGCGCGGTCCCAGCACGACCGCCCGCCGGCCCCACGAATCCGGTTGAAAAGAAGAAGTCCACATCCCGATGACCCATGAACAAGTGATCGTACTCAAGGCCTAAAGACCAGTTCGGAGCGAAATCAAATTCAAGGCCCATGCCTACGGCGCCGCCCCAGCGAGTTTCGCTGCCGTTATCGACGTTCAGCCCCGTTGCGAAATCAAAGACCCGGTATTTGTCGCGGACGACCGCAGCGCCACCTTTCACGTAGAGCAGCACGTTATTCCAAGCGTAGCCGACCTGGCCCGTGAACAGGCCGAAGGCGTCGATCTTGGTTCCATCCTGGACGCCGACGAAAGCGAGGTTGGCGTTGGAGCCTCTGAAACCGGCCCAGTTGCCCTGCGCCTCCAAGCCGAACACCGAGTTGGCTATTTGCCAGCGGTAGCCGATTTGGCCGCCGAACGTCCCTCCGGTCGCATTATGGCAACCCATGCCACGGGGTGGACTGAAGACCAAGCCGGCGGCGTTGATCACGTCCCAGCACTGATGCGCTGAGCCACCGCCGCCGTTGATGCCGATGTAGAAGCCGGTCCAATCAAAGATCGGAATGACTATTGGAGGCGCTTTCGAGTAAGGCCGCGCGGGCAGATCTGCGGAAGAGGCAGGAGCGGTCAGCGCGATAAGCGCCACTGCGCCCATCAGGACGTTCTTCATACGAGTCGACTCCCCAATGGTTTACGGGGCACGATTGCCATGCGCCCGCCTTATCAATCGTAACCGGTATGAGCTCCCACGTGCGCGGTGATCAGCGAGCGCGGGCGTAGCGGATCGGCATCCAGTATTGCCGCAAGGCCTCGACCGCCGCCGGAATGTCGGCGTGGGCGTTACGCAGAAAGTTCTTGGTCTCGCGACCGCTTCGTGGTGGTCCAAGCAGCGGACGGCCCTGATCGTCGCGACAGTGCAGCAGGATGGGCAGAAGTAGGCCGCGATTGACGTTGCTGGCGTCCAGCAACGGCGCCCACGCCGATAGCTTGAGCCGCATCGCGGCATAGAAGCCTTGGCACCATGGTCGCGGATCGACGTCTCCACTGGGTTTGCGCCGGTGCATCGGCGCGAAGCTGTCGGGTGCGGTCGAGAGGGTGTTGCTGATGTCATTGTGGCGCAGCGCGACGGCCGATATGGCTGCAAACTCCGGGGTGCCGCCGTGGTTGAAGGCATCGGCATCGATGGCGAGCAGCGGGCAGATCCAGTCGAGTGGGCTCATCGACACCGGTCCGGCCACGATTGCGGCGACGTAGCCGTCGAGCATGGAGAGATTGGTGGCGGCAGGATGCTGATCGACGCGAGCCTGCAGCCATCGCTGGAGTTCCGCAAGTGGCATCGCGGCGACGGCCATCGATGACGATGCTTTATGGCGACGTGGGCTCACGCAGCGGCCTGTGCGGTGCGCTGGCGCGCCGCCTTCCAGTGCCAGGCAAGCAACTCGTGCAGTTGATGGCTCTTGGTTCGCCCGGAGACGATGCGCTCCAGCACGTCGGTCAGATAGGCCTGCGGATCGAGCTCATGGAGCTTTGCGGTGTTCACGATCGACGCCAGGATGGCCCAGCTCTCGGCGCCGCCTTCGCTGCCGCTGAACAAGGAGTTGCGTCTTCCCATGGCAATCGGGCGCATGGAACGCTCGACTGTGTTGGAGTCGACCTCGACGCGGCCGTCGCGGAGAAACAGCGTCAGTCCGTCCCAGTGATTGAGCGCATAGTTGATCGCCTCTGTCAGCTTCGATTGGGAGAACAGCTGGCCGACGATCTCGGTCAGTCGCGCATTGAGCGCCGCCATCAAGGGTGCGCTCCTGGTGCGGCGGGCGGCCAGCCGCTGCTCGGCACTACTGCCGCGGATCACTGCCTCGATCGCATAGACCGCCTGCAGCCGTTCAATCACCTCGCGCGCGAATGGCGACTGGGTGGTCTTGTACACCTCGACGAATTTGCGTCGGGCATGGGCGAGACAAAAGGCGAGCTGGATCGCGCCGCCATGACCGCGTGCCAGCGCCTTGTAGGCGGCATAACCGATGGAGTGGACGCCCCCCGACGGCATCGATTGTGCCAAAGTGCGGGTGTTGAAACCCGGTAAGGAGGACGTCCATGGACGACGAGGTTAGCATCATCGGTTTAGATTTGGCCAAGAACGTGTTTCAGGTCCACGGCGCGGGGCAGGACGGAAGGATGATCCTGCGTAAAAAGCTCAACCGCAGCAGATTGCTCGAGTTTTTCGCCAAGTTGCCAAGGTGTGTGGTCGCAATGGAGGCCTGCGCCAGCGCCCACTATTGGGGACGGGAGATTGGTAAATTTGGGCACGAGGTCCGGCTGATCCATCCCTCCTACGTGAAGCCCTTCGTTAAGCGTCAGAAGAACGATGCCGCGGATGCGGAAGCGATCGCCGAAGCCGCGTCTCGACCAACGATGCGCTTTGTCGGCGTCAAGAGCGCCGAGAAGCAAGCCTCTTCCATGGCATTCAAGGTTCGTGATCTCTTGGTTCGACAGCGTACACAGGCGATCAACGCTTTGCGCGGACATCTTGCGGAATACGGCTTGATCGTGGCTCAGGGCGTCAGACATATCCCCCGATTGCATGAGCTCCTGACAATATATCCGGACCTGCCCGATCTCGCTCGTGGCCTTTGCCAGACTCTCTTGAAGCACGTGGAATCCCTGTCGGAGCAGATTGCAGAGCTTGAGAAGGGACTGCGAGTGCGCGCGAGACAGGACGAGGTGGCCTCTCGCTTAATGACCATTCCGGGGATCGGGGCAATCTGCGCCACAGCGATAGAGGCCTTGGCGCCCTCGGCGGAGACCTTTTCCAAGGGGCGTGATTTTGCGGCCTGGATTGGTCTCACGCCCAAACAGAATTCTTCCGGAGGCAAGGACAGGCTTGGCAAAATCTCCAGGATGGGCCGGCGAGATCTCCGACGGCTCCTCGTGCTTGGTGCCACCGCCGTGGTGCGATGGGCAAGACGATATGGACCGCCAGCAGGATCCTGGCTCGCGAGAATGCTCTTGAAGAAGCCACCAAAGCTGATCGCGGTCGCTCTAGCGAACAAATTGGCGCGTATCGCTTGGGCCTTGATGGTCCGCGGTGGCGCTTATCAAGCTCCAGCGTCTGGCGCTGCGTAACGCAGGGCCAGAAGCCGAGAGACGTCGGGAATGTGGTAAGGTCTAACGGAGGATTATGGGCAATCGGTCAGGGACTGGGATTGGAAGAATCAACAGGTGGATGAGTGCCAGAGAGCACGCATAGCCGAATTGGATCCAATCCACGCATTCCATAAGGGCCCGCGACGTGTCGAGGTCGCATCACGAGGCCGGACACACGTCAGCACCCGACCACATGCCTGTTCCGAAGTTAAATTTTGCTTGCATTTAGTGGGGCGTCCACACACGTCCACCTGCAGAATGCCGGAAAAGCCCGTCAACTGTCCGGCGATCTCCTTGGTGCCACGGCCGTCGGCGAATACGTAGGCAACCGCCGGCGGCGAGGGGCCACCCCATGGCTGGTCATCCATAGCATGCGCCCAGAACTGGCAGATGCGGGGGCGATGTCGTCCGGGATCGAGCACCGGCATCGGCGTCTCATCGCAGAACACGCGCGGCGCGGCCTGAATCATCCGCAGCTGCAGCTCATAAAGGCTCCTGAGCCACCAGGCGGCACGTTTGACCCAACCGGCGAGCGTCGCGCGGTCAAGATGGATGCCCTGGCCGGCCAGGATCTGAACCTGCCGGTACAGCGGCAAATACCAGGCGAACTTCGAGACCACCACGTGGGTCACGAGGGCCGTCGACGCCATGCCGCCTTCAATCAGGCGCGGCAGCACTTTCGCCTGGACTACGCCATCAGTGCAGCCGCGGCAGCCGTATTTGGGACGGATCGTGCGCAGCACGCGCAGGATCGCCGGGATCACGTCCAACACCTCGCTGACGTCCTCGCCGATCTTGTGAAGCTGGCCTTGGCAGCACGGGCAGGCCGTCACCTCCGGCTCCAGGACCTGCTCACAGCGCGGCAGATGCTTGGGCAACGCGCCGATGTTGCGGCGCGCCTTCTTGCGCGGCTTATCGGCCGGCTTCGCCGCAGGCACATCGTCGTTGGCAGCTGCAGGCGGCGTGACACTGGTCTCAAGATCGTCAAGCTCAAGCGCAAGTTGCTCGGCCACGAGCGTGGCAAGCCGTTCCGAGCGCTTCCCGAAGATCATCTCCTTGAGCGTCTGCATCGCAACACGCAGCTTCTCGTTCTCGGCGTCAAGCGCGAGCACCATCTCGGTTAGAGCGGCTGGATCAGTCGGGAGAACGTCCGGGCGAATCGCCATGAACGGACCATACATCCGCGCGCCACAGGCTCCAGCGAAATCCTCTCCTCTCAGCCGACAACGGCCGGCTGCTTCACAGGCTTGGGTGAGACGCGCGTCCACTCGAGTCCGTCGAGCAGCATCGCGAGCTGCGTCGCACTGAGATGCACCACGCCGTCGCGGATCGGCGGCCAAGTGAAGTGCCCCTGGTGCAACCACTTCGTCACCAGCACCATGCCGCTGCCGTCCCACGCCAGAAGCTTCACCCTGTCCATGCGTTTGCTGCGGAACACGAAGACGTCGCCACAATACGGGTTCACACGCAGCGCTTCGCTCACCAATGCCGACAGCGTATGCACCGACTTGCGGAAATCGACCGGCTGTGTCGCCAGCACCACCTTGAGGTCAGAGCGTAGCGCAATCACCGGATGCCCCGAAGCGCCGCCAGCACGGTCGACAGCGTCGCCAGCTCCACGCCCGGCTCGACCCGGATGCGCGCCCCGTTCACCTCGATCTCGACAACTCCGCAAACCTTGGCCGGCGGCGCGGCGATCTCCAAAGGCTTCGTCTGTAGCCGCGAAATACGCTCGGGCTCGCCGGCTGTCCCGCTACCGCTCTCGGCACCAATTTGGATTGGCACGAAGTTCGGCGCCTTGCCCACCACCGCCGCCGCAACTTGGCGTCGCCACACCGTAAGCAGCCCCCGCGAAACGCCGTTGCGCCGCGCAACCTCGGAGATGTTCGCACCCTCCCCAAAGCTCTCCGCCACGATCCGGGCCTTCTCCTCGCCGTCCACCGACGCCGTCGGCGCTCCCCAGTGATCACTTCGACGCGACGATAGGAGTCATCTTCCTGCCTGGCATCAAGCATGGCATTTGCCATCGTTCCACCTCCACCGATCAGCTCATGCCAGGCTGTATCGCGCGCAAGCCGAGGGGTGGCTAGGTGGGGGCCTCATGCCGGTTACTATCAATCAACTATCAGGGTCAGTAGCTGACTAAGGTGCAAGACGTTGTGAGTCCAGCAGCATGCTGAGCGAGCACGTTCATTTAGGATGCCCACCAATTCCGGTAGGGAAACGTCGCGGTCCCGTCTTGGGCGATACTGAGCTAAAATGAGCATATTGAACCGTCTCAACGCGAAGAGATGCTCAAAATGCAAATGGCTATTTGGACCGCACTCGCGTCTTCGCGGTGGGCGTCTTTGCGGTAGGCGCCTTCGGTTGGATGGTAAGGCCGTTTATGAGCCAGCCCGTCAGGCAGATGCTCAGGCCCATCCTCCACTTGAGACCCGACGCGACTGCCTGGAAGCGCGGGCCTCCAATCATCAATAGTGAAGACGAGCTGATGGACGGGAGGCTGATACGGGCAATTGCGCGTGCAGAGGTCCGGACGCGCGACCGTATCATCCGCCTGCTCGAAGCCGAGGTCCTCCTCGATGCCGGCATCCAGGCGCTTCGCCCTGAAGAACGGCTTCGCATCGTTGCGGCCGCGTGCCAAGCACAACTGGCCGATGCCGCCCTTAAGCTCCAGGAGCGCAGCGTGGTTGTGCTGGAGCGCCAAGCCACTGCATTGGTCGCATGTGCCCAGCAGCGAGGCCGCGGTTGGGCGTCAGCATTGCTGCCACGGTGCCGACTCAAGCGGCGCCGATGACGGTAAGTCTCGCTTTTTCATCCGTGTCGGAATTGGCTGCAAATCATTCACTTGCGCTGTCGATGATTGCGGGGACGACAACGATCGACATGAAGATACCGTGGATAGGTCTGGGTGCAAACACCACGACGAACGCAAGTCGGAAAGCAGACAAAGCCTACACAAACATGGTGCGAACTGTCGACTATTGCCTGGCACGAAGAATGCAGACCCCCGATATGCCTGGGGCGCCCTCCTTGGGCATGGCTACCATCGCACGTTGAGGCCGTGGCTGGCCACGGAGGTTAGCGGACGTGACATCGATGGGGGACGGCGCCTGCTCGTGCGGGACACCGACAGGCACCTGCGTCACGTCGCCGCTAACTTTTATCTCTCGCGAATGGCGTATTCGGCGGTTGGTCCACTTTATAAGTGACGTGTCGAAAACGAACAGATGGGCCCGGACTTATGAAAGAAATGGTTGGACGACGAATGCTTTGGTTCCGTCCCCGCCTGTTGCTGGTCTGCTTGGCAGGGGCCATCACGTGCAAAAGTGTTCGTGCCGACGACAATCCACTTGTCGACAAGGTCAAGTCGACGTGGCGAGCGCAAGACGGCGAGACAGTAGAACAAATTACTGCCAACGTCGCGAAGGTGGCGCACTTCGTCCCTCGAACGTGGGGCGTTGCCCGAGGAATTGATCAATCTGAATATGTCTTCCTTTCGTGGACTTGGCACCGCGGCCAGGTCACGCCGAACGGGACGATTAAGATTGCGTCGACGTATGCAAAGCCGATGGAATTGGGCTGGCGGGCCTTCGCGCTCTCATTGATTGCCGGTGAAGTCTCTGACGACGAAAAGGACGTGAATCTTGGCTTTCTGCACGATCCGGCCAATTTCAACTTCGTGACGACCGCACAAGGCAAGCTGGGCAATCTCCTCGGGCACGGCCGTGCACGATCGTTGAACCTGTTAGCGTGGATTACTTGCCGAAGGTTGACGAGAATCAGACCACGAAAGGTGATCTGTGGCTCGTGCTGCTTTTGATGAACTGCAATATATCCCAGGTCCCCGCTATTTTACCCGCAAGGGGGTCATCACCTTCGAGAAACGCGAGGGACAAGAGTGGGGAGCCGCAATCCTTCCTTGCCAAGCGTATCGCGACATTTCCCCCGGGCTCATGGTTTGATCACATTGAGCCGGATGAACGGGACGCGCTAGAAAGGGCGTGAAGATGAACGCGGAGAACAATTTCGCGGCGCGGCTCATCGACGCCGGTCGCCTGCCGGCAATAGCACGTACATGCGGTCACTGAAAGCTGACGTCTACGTCAATAAGGCGCTCAAGGAGCTTTGGCGAACCAGGTCGCCTGAAGAGGCAAAGAGGATTGCTGAGCGCTGGGTCTTGTGGGACCCAGAAAGGAAGGCCGTGGCCGCGCATGCCTCCGCTGGAAAACGTGATTCCGTTCCATCGCCGGCACGGCACGGGTATCGGTTGTGAATCGGCCGGTGACGCCATTGCATGCAATCCGGGACTGGTTCGCAAAGCAGGATGAAGAGGTGCAATGCGAGATCGCTGGCATGGCGGCGCTTTTGGTCTTCGAAGGTGCGGACCTTCTCGACCTCAGCAGCCGAGAGTGGTGTGACTGTCTTCGGAGGTGGCTGAGTGAGGCGGGATTGCCAGCCCATACGATCATCGGCCGCGCTTTGACGTTCCGGTAGGGTCGAAGACTGGCGCGCCGACAGGCCTCTCGACCGTGCCACGTTTCCAGTCCCCTCCACGTCGCACGCAGCATGCGGATTTCCCGCACTGCGCGCTCCCATTTGCTTCACGCCAACGCTTATGGGACCTATCCTGCTGGGGCGACTTTCGGCCCGTCGCGTCGCACTCTGTAGGCGTTGAACAGCCCGAGAGTGTCGTACAGCCACCGCCTATTCCATCGTTCCCAGCCGAAGCCCTTTCGTTTCTGAGCATGCGCCAGATGGCGCCTGACCTTCTTCTCCACCCAGTCTTTGATGAAGCTGAAGCACTCGCTGGAATGCCCCACCGCGAAGTAGTTCACCCACCCCCGGAGCATCGGATTGATCAAGTTTATCACTCGTTCAACCGGTTGCGACCGGTGTCGGCGGAACACCTCTTTGAGCGCCCGCACCAGTGCCGTCCGCTTTTTGAGCTTGGGCGTGTAATGCGGCCGCATCGCTCCGCTTAGTCCGCGGAAGTAGCGGAACTCAAAGCCCAGGAACCCAAAGCACTCACCGCGCTCAAGGTCCACTGTGCGGCTCTTTTCATCATTGATTTCCACCTGCAGCTTGGCGAACTCCTCCCGGAGTCGTTTGGTCACGGCTCCAATCAGCCAGTCATGACGCTTGTAGGCGTCGATCAAGACCACCAGGTCGTCAGCGAATCGCGCGTATTCGACGTAGGTGTACTTGCCGTTGCGGGTGACTTCCCGCGCTCGCTCCAGCATCCTGTCCACCTCATTGAGGTAGAGATTACTGAGCAAGGGCGAGATCACACCGCCCTGCGGAACGCCCTTCTTGCCTGAGGCTTTCAGCATCATCTTTAGGAGATGCAGTATATGCGCGTCATCAACCCGCCGCGCCACTTTCTCCAACAGCCGGTCATGCCGGACATTGTCAAAGTAGGCCCGTAGGTCAATGTCGAGAATCCGCGTCTTCCGTTGGACTATCGCTTCAGCCACACGCTTGATGGCGCCATGTGCTGTCCGTTTGGGCCGATATCCATACGACCCCGGTTGAAAGTCAGCCTCGAACACAGGCTCGAGGATGAGCTTGAGCGCCCCTTGCACCACTCTGTCGCGGATCGCCGGAATCGAGAGGACACGGACTTTGCCCCCGTCCTTCGGTATCTCCTGCCTCCGCGCGGGAAGTGGCTGGTAGGTGCGCCCGATCAGTTCGTCCCGTAACTGCTCAAGCAGAGCTTCCACGCCTTGCGTCTCAATGGCCTCGAAGGTGACACCGTCTATTCCCGGTGCTCCATCGTTCTCTTTGGCCATCTCATACGCAGCGCGCAGGGTCTCCATCTTGCAGACGTGGACGTATAGTCCCCAGAACCGCCAGGACGGTTCAGCCTTTGCCTTGACGTATATTCTCCGCCTCAGGTCCTGCAAATCAATGGACGCCTTTGTCATCTCGTCCTTGCCTTCCCTATGTTGGAGACATTGCAAATGGCAGGGTCCCTTGGCTCCACGGATATTACTCCGCTTCATTGCTACTCCGGACCCGGCCGCCACCCTCTCGTCTTCGGCCGACTTCCCGGTTTCGCCGGTTATACGGCCTACCTTGCTCCGACGATTTCGCGTCGGGACGAGGAGGGCTTCTCCAGTTGCTCAGCATGTCCTTGTCACCGTGCTGTCGCTTCCACCCCGCCGAGGTGAACATCCGTATCGGTC includes the following:
- the ltrA gene encoding group II intron reverse transcriptase/maturase, coding for MTKASIDLQDLRRRIYVKAKAEPSWRFWGLYVHVCKMETLRAAYEMAKENDGAPGIDGVTFEAIETQGVEALLEQLRDELIGRTYQPLPARRQEIPKDGGKVRVLSIPAIRDRVVQGALKLILEPVFEADFQPGSYGYRPKRTAHGAIKRVAEAIVQRKTRILDIDLRAYFDNVRHDRLLEKVARRVDDAHILHLLKMMLKASGKKGVPQGGVISPLLSNLYLNEVDRMLERAREVTRNGKYTYVEYARFADDLVVLIDAYKRHDWLIGAVTKRLREEFAKLQVEINDEKSRTVDLERGECFGFLGFEFRYFRGLSGAMRPHYTPKLKKRTALVRALKEVFRRHRSQPVERVINLINPMLRGWVNYFAVGHSSECFSFIKDWVEKKVRRHLAHAQKRKGFGWERWNRRWLYDTLGLFNAYRVRRDGPKVAPAG
- the tnpB gene encoding IS66 family insertion sequence element accessory protein TnpB (TnpB, as the term is used for proteins encoded by IS66 family insertion elements, is considered an accessory protein, since TnpC, encoded by a neighboring gene, is a DDE family transposase.), which codes for MIALRSDLKVVLATQPVDFRKSVHTLSALVSEALRVNPYCGDVFVFRSKRMDRVKLLAWDGSGMVLVTKWLHQGHFTWPPIRDGVVHLSATQLAMLLDGLEWTRVSPKPVKQPAVVG
- the tnpA gene encoding IS66-like element accessory protein TnpA, which translates into the protein MDGEEKARIVAESFGEGANISEVARRNGVSRGLLTVWRRQVAAAVVGKAPNFVPIQIGAESGSGTAGEPERISRLQTKPLEIAAPPAKVCGVVEIEVNGARIRVEPGVELATLSTVLAALRGIR